In one window of Desulfonatronum thioautotrophicum DNA:
- a CDS encoding restriction endonuclease subunit S, whose translation MILSNRNLGELCSLITDGKHGDCKNEEGSGFFFISCKDVKDGKLNYDDARQILQSDFAETHRRTDLKPGDILLTNSGTIGRLAIAPDDDKTARTTFQKSVAVLKPIRELIEPHFLYYKLASENTRLINSASGAAQKNLLLGDLRKFSIQIPSLSKQIRIISILSAYDNLIENNRRRIHLLEQAARLLYKEWFVHIRFPGHEHVKIVDGVPDGWEKKPLGEIAPLKYGKALKNDDRVPGPFPVYGSSGIVGTHTKAFVSAPTIIVGRKGNVGSVYWSPDDCHPIDTVYYIDSRHCSFFLYYALQQMTFISTDVAVPGLNRDFAHSRSMLVAEQKILRLFEDTVSPLHQQMELLKRQNTSLAKARDLLLPKLMNGEVAV comes from the coding sequence ATGATTTTGAGCAATCGGAACCTTGGCGAATTGTGTAGCCTCATCACCGATGGCAAACATGGAGACTGTAAAAACGAAGAAGGATCCGGATTCTTCTTCATTAGTTGCAAGGATGTCAAAGATGGCAAGCTGAATTACGATGATGCACGACAGATATTACAATCTGATTTTGCAGAAACACATCGCCGGACTGATCTAAAACCTGGAGATATCTTACTAACCAATAGTGGCACAATCGGTAGACTTGCTATTGCACCTGATGATGACAAGACAGCAAGAACCACATTCCAAAAAAGCGTCGCTGTACTTAAACCAATTCGAGAACTGATAGAACCACATTTTCTCTACTATAAACTTGCATCAGAAAATACTAGGCTTATTAATTCTGCATCTGGAGCTGCTCAAAAAAACTTATTGCTTGGAGATTTGCGAAAATTTTCTATACAAATTCCTTCTCTTTCAAAACAAATACGCATCATCTCCATCCTCTCTGCCTACGACAACCTCATCGAAAACAACCGCCGCCGGATTCATTTGCTGGAGCAGGCGGCACGGCTGCTCTACAAGGAATGGTTCGTTCACATTCGTTTTCCAGGCCACGAGCACGTCAAGATTGTGGATGGTGTGCCGGATGGGTGGGAGAAGAAGCCTTTGGGCGAAATCGCCCCCTTGAAATATGGTAAAGCCCTGAAGAATGACGACCGCGTTCCTGGGCCGTTTCCGGTTTACGGATCAAGCGGGATTGTTGGAACCCACACAAAGGCGTTCGTATCCGCTCCAACCATCATCGTTGGTCGCAAGGGCAATGTTGGCAGCGTGTACTGGTCGCCGGACGATTGTCATCCTATCGATACGGTGTACTACATCGACTCAAGGCATTGCTCTTTCTTCCTCTACTACGCTCTGCAACAAATGACCTTCATCAGCACGGATGTTGCGGTTCCCGGATTGAATCGCGATTTTGCCCACAGCCGTTCGATGCTGGTCGCGGAGCAGAAGATTCTTCGATTGTTCGAGGATACGGTATCGCCGTTGCACCAGCAGATGGAATTGTTGAAGCGGCAGAATACCTCTCTCGCCAAAGCCCGCGACCTCCTCCTGCCCAAATTGATGAACGGGGAGGTGGCGGTATGA
- a CDS encoding Fic family protein: MKETGKTPSLKQPGESGITAAYATTFTEIKERVRSAQYAALKSVNKQLVGLYWDIGRIIVKRKTSEGWDKANCPTTGWRFAARVPWNGWFFRIQPLSDEGVSRGLSSYGKLAPLVREIAMRLRFTVYPAEPHRISTDTRKARPEEHAGATTHQPTQQVTQQVKKLLAVCIGEVSRAELMKATGLKDRVTFSKNYLDPALTGNFIEMTQPDSPKSPTQKYRLTEKGKQVLEDGI, from the coding sequence ATGAAAGAAACAGGGAAGACACCCAGCCTGAAGCAACCGGGGGAGAGCGGAATAACGGCAGCTTACGCAACGACGTTCACGGAGATCAAGGAGCGGGTTCGCTCGGCCCAGTATGCGGCCCTGAAATCGGTCAACAAGCAATTGGTTGGGCTGTACTGGGATATCGGGAGGATTATTGTCAAACGCAAAACATCCGAGGGTTGGGACAAAGCAAATTGTCCAACCACTGGTTGGAGATTTGCTGCTAGAGTTCCCTGGAATGGTTGGTTTTTCCGCATCCAACCTCTCTCGGATGAAGGCGTTTCACGAGGCTTATCAAGCTACGGAAAACTCGCACCACTGGTGCGAGAAATCGCCATGCGCCTGCGCTTCACCGTCTATCCGGCAGAACCGCATCGCATATCGACAGACACGCGGAAGGCGCGGCCTGAAGAACATGCAGGGGCAACCACCCATCAACCGACCCAGCAAGTAACCCAGCAAGTAAAAAAATTGCTGGCCGTTTGTATTGGAGAAGTAAGCAGGGCCGAACTGATGAAAGCCACTGGCCTGAAAGATCGCGTAACGTTTTCCAAAAACTACCTTGACCCAGCCCTCACTGGTAATTTTATCGAAATGACCCAGCCTGACTCCCCGAAAAGTCCGACACAGAAATACCGACTGACCGAAAAAGGGAAACAGGTGCTGGAGGATGGGATATGA